From the Sinorhizobium garamanticum genome, one window contains:
- a CDS encoding MASE1 domain-containing protein, whose translation MMSVWLHRPRFLHLALFVAAYVLGCAFAHVLGIVPGTSIAIWTPGGLFMATLMLAATPSWPWWVLAGCVGELIGQFLWFHSPLPASLLMYVGNALEAMAGAWLVTRTCGRPVRLETLKEVLAFVVLGAGIAPAISATVGSATLAWFDIKSQTFTAAWPLWWIGDATGVLIVAPLALDVFHNWHGNSQLSAARWIEASVLGLIFLGVAALSLSGYLPFAYIIMPPLLWAAVRFELRGAAITLIVLALITTVFTISGAGQFAGDPESQRQRQIMLQLFLAISALSALIVAAISRQHQLAVLRLSQSERSLRELVETLPALIWCAAPDGKPIYFSQQLSGFIGFNVEDKDVAGTSRLASVLNAIIHPDDLAAVKKLLAHSLATGEPYAQKHRLRRFDGEYRWVEMRAAAMRSGDGAIVQWNGVCLDIEDQVRGRDELRLAQENLARASQAASLAELSASIAHEVNQPLAAIVANSYACQRWLMAEPPNIERAQKRAERIIQDANSAADVVSRIRALFKHSVETRTSTTLSSVIAEARDLMAEEAARRRVRMEVDVESNLPFVALDRVQIQQVLINLIRNGMDAMDSTVGDRVFGIRVRRMGDVVQTEISDRGPGVASPDRIFEPFFTTKEHGMGMGLAICRSIVESHGGQLWAENNEPHGATFIFTLPVDAAAEATVSRAAGNQSHAL comes from the coding sequence ATGATGAGCGTCTGGTTGCACCGCCCTCGATTCTTGCATCTGGCGCTCTTTGTGGCGGCCTATGTCTTGGGCTGCGCCTTCGCGCATGTGCTCGGGATCGTACCCGGAACAAGCATTGCAATTTGGACTCCGGGCGGGCTTTTCATGGCTACGCTTATGCTCGCCGCTACGCCGAGTTGGCCGTGGTGGGTGCTGGCGGGCTGCGTCGGTGAACTGATCGGTCAGTTCTTGTGGTTCCATAGCCCGCTGCCTGCGTCCCTCCTGATGTATGTGGGCAACGCTCTTGAAGCGATGGCCGGTGCATGGCTCGTGACCCGTACCTGCGGGCGCCCGGTTCGGCTGGAAACCTTGAAGGAAGTTCTCGCATTCGTCGTACTGGGCGCTGGAATTGCGCCTGCCATAAGCGCGACGGTCGGAAGTGCGACACTTGCGTGGTTTGACATAAAATCGCAGACCTTTACGGCGGCTTGGCCACTATGGTGGATAGGAGACGCCACCGGGGTGTTGATCGTGGCGCCGTTGGCGCTGGACGTGTTCCACAACTGGCACGGGAATTCCCAGCTCTCCGCCGCGCGATGGATCGAGGCCAGTGTTCTTGGGCTGATCTTTCTCGGTGTCGCCGCCCTTTCCTTGAGCGGTTACCTCCCCTTCGCCTACATCATCATGCCGCCTCTCCTTTGGGCGGCAGTGCGCTTTGAACTCAGAGGCGCCGCCATCACCTTGATCGTCCTGGCTCTGATCACCACGGTATTCACGATATCCGGCGCCGGCCAGTTTGCCGGCGATCCCGAGTCCCAGAGGCAAAGGCAGATCATGCTGCAGCTCTTTCTGGCCATCTCGGCACTATCGGCGCTCATCGTGGCCGCGATATCCAGGCAGCACCAGCTGGCGGTGCTCAGATTGAGCCAAAGCGAGCGCTCGCTGCGAGAACTCGTCGAGACGCTGCCTGCGCTCATCTGGTGTGCAGCGCCGGACGGCAAGCCCATATACTTCAGCCAGCAACTGAGTGGCTTCATTGGCTTCAACGTCGAGGACAAGGATGTCGCTGGCACCTCGCGCCTCGCAAGCGTGCTAAACGCGATCATTCATCCGGACGATCTGGCCGCGGTAAAAAAGCTGCTCGCGCACTCCTTGGCCACTGGCGAACCCTATGCGCAGAAGCATCGCCTACGTCGCTTCGACGGCGAGTACCGGTGGGTTGAAATGCGCGCAGCCGCGATGCGCAGTGGCGACGGCGCGATCGTTCAATGGAACGGTGTCTGCCTCGATATCGAAGATCAGGTGCGTGGGCGCGATGAATTGCGCCTCGCCCAGGAAAACCTAGCCCGCGCGAGCCAGGCGGCAAGCCTCGCCGAACTCTCCGCGTCCATCGCGCACGAGGTCAACCAGCCGCTGGCGGCTATCGTGGCAAACTCGTACGCCTGCCAACGTTGGCTCATGGCCGAACCGCCCAATATCGAGCGGGCGCAGAAGAGGGCGGAGCGCATCATTCAGGATGCCAATTCGGCGGCTGACGTGGTCAGCCGCATCCGCGCCTTGTTCAAACATTCCGTAGAGACGAGGACCAGTACAACACTCTCCAGCGTCATCGCCGAAGCGCGCGACCTCATGGCCGAGGAGGCGGCGCGGCGGCGGGTTCGTATGGAGGTCGATGTGGAGAGCAACCTGCCATTCGTCGCCTTGGATCGCGTCCAGATCCAGCAGGTTCTGATCAATCTCATCCGCAACGGCATGGATGCGATGGATTCCACTGTGGGCGACAGGGTTTTCGGAATACGGGTGCGCCGGATGGGGGATGTCGTCCAGACCGAAATCAGTGATCGCGGCCCGGGCGTCGCTTCTCCTGACAGGATATTCGAGCCGTTCTTTACGACGAAAGAGCACGGGATGGGCATGGGGCTCGCGATCTGCCGTTCGATCGTCGAGTCCCATGGCGGACAATTATGGGCGGAGAACAACGAACCGCATGGAGCGACGTTTATCTTCACGCTGCCGGTTGACGCGGCGGCGGAAGCGACCGTCTCCCGCGCCGCAGGCAATCAGAGTCATGCCCTTTGA
- a CDS encoding response regulator transcription factor, with amino-acid sequence MSNSKSVVAVVDDDQRVLDSLQDLLESAGHTVRAFSSAHTLLNSNALPEIDCLITDIGMPGMDGFELKRLMSERRPGLPVILITGRHEIPEPPLAKHNRFFRKPFDGQALLAAIGDALTGKPR; translated from the coding sequence ATGTCCAACTCAAAGTCCGTCGTGGCGGTCGTCGACGATGACCAGCGCGTGCTCGATTCGCTCCAGGATCTTCTTGAGTCAGCGGGGCACACCGTACGGGCATTCTCGTCGGCCCATACCCTCTTGAACAGCAATGCGCTGCCGGAGATCGATTGTCTGATCACCGACATCGGCATGCCCGGCATGGACGGCTTCGAACTGAAGCGCTTGATGAGCGAGAGGCGCCCCGGATTGCCAGTGATCCTGATCACCGGCCGCCACGAGATCCCTGAGCCGCCGCTGGCAAAGCACAACCGGTTCTTCCGCAAACCTTTCGACGGGCAGGCACTGCTCGCAGCGATCGGCGACGCCCTGACTGGAAAGCCACGATGA
- a CDS encoding response regulator transcription factor: MSPREEMVFVVDDDARVREALGELLESLGWRAETFAVAADYLAYARPDLPACLILDVELPGINGLEFQKQLSGDVHPPIVFLTGHDIPSSVLAIEGGVVGFLRKPVGENDLVAAVRAAIDQDRVQRSVRAELTELERRLAALTPQEREVLPLVVSGLPDKQAAAELGISEIMIEMHRSKIMQKMQATSLADLVQIAEKLQIPVIRSRR; the protein is encoded by the coding sequence ATGAGCCCGCGCGAGGAAATGGTCTTCGTCGTGGATGACGACGCCAGAGTGCGCGAGGCGCTCGGCGAGCTGCTGGAGTCCCTGGGATGGCGGGCCGAGACGTTCGCCGTCGCGGCGGATTACCTCGCCTATGCGAGGCCCGATCTCCCTGCGTGCCTGATCCTCGACGTCGAGCTGCCCGGCATCAACGGCCTCGAGTTTCAGAAGCAACTGTCCGGGGACGTTCATCCCCCGATCGTTTTCCTTACCGGGCACGACATTCCATCGTCGGTGCTTGCCATTGAGGGCGGCGTTGTCGGCTTTCTGAGGAAACCGGTCGGGGAGAACGATCTGGTCGCGGCGGTTCGGGCGGCGATCGACCAGGATCGCGTTCAACGATCGGTACGGGCGGAGCTCACCGAGCTCGAACGCCGCTTGGCGGCGCTTACGCCGCAGGAGCGCGAGGTGCTGCCGCTTGTGGTCAGCGGCCTCCCGGACAAACAGGCCGCCGCCGAGCTCGGAATCAGCGAGATCATGATTGAAATGCACCGCAGCAAGATCATGCAGAAGATGCAGGCAACCTCACTTGCAGATCTGGTGCAAATTGCCGAAAAATTGCAGATTCCAGTCATTCGTTCCAGACGTTGA
- a CDS encoding response regulator transcription factor yields the protein MRQPCTIAVIDDDDALRDSMKDMLESLGYEAIAFSSAPEFLALYRQCPIHCIISDVKMPGVDGLQLLEILNSKGVQTPFIFMTAFRDQWLTTAARQGGARGVLSKPIDSDQLVAMLESAVGDDSRGEGTD from the coding sequence TTGCGTCAACCATGCACCATCGCTGTTATTGATGACGACGACGCTCTCCGCGATTCGATGAAAGATATGCTAGAGTCACTGGGTTACGAAGCCATTGCTTTTTCGTCAGCGCCGGAATTCCTCGCGCTTTATCGCCAATGCCCAATTCACTGCATTATCTCCGACGTCAAAATGCCCGGTGTCGATGGGTTGCAGTTGTTGGAAATATTGAACAGCAAGGGCGTGCAAACGCCATTCATATTCATGACGGCCTTTCGTGATCAGTGGTTGACCACAGCTGCCAGGCAAGGTGGCGCTCGTGGTGTTCTGTCAAAGCCCATCGACTCGGATCAGCTGGTTGCGATGCTTGAGTCGGCAGTTGGAGACGACAGCCGCGGTGAGGGTACGGACTAG
- a CDS encoding alpha/beta fold hydrolase, giving the protein MDSNTPQTTRRGVMTAGLGLAAAAALPVASATPASASPASPAGSSTLRANRVATADGVEIFYKDWGPRSGQPIMFHHGWPLSSDDWDAQLLFFMEKGYRVVAHDRRGHGRSSDVNDGHDMDHYASDAAAVVEHLDLRNTIHVGHSTGGGEATRYVARHGNGRVAKLVLIGAVPPLMVKTPANPGGLPIEVFDGFRKALLENRSQLYRDFASGPFYGYNRPGATPSNPVIENWWRQAMTGSTKAQYDGIKAFSETDFTEDLKTIDVPTLIMHGDDDQVVPVADTALLSAKLLGSNVLKVYKGLPHGMATTHADVINRDILEFITA; this is encoded by the coding sequence ATGGATTCCAATACCCCCCAGACCACTCGCCGTGGCGTAATGACCGCCGGGCTCGGCCTCGCCGCTGCAGCGGCCCTTCCCGTGGCGTCGGCGACACCAGCCTCAGCTTCCCCCGCTTCTCCCGCAGGGAGCAGCACACTGCGCGCAAACAGAGTCGCCACTGCTGACGGCGTGGAGATCTTCTACAAGGATTGGGGCCCGAGGAGCGGGCAGCCCATCATGTTTCATCACGGTTGGCCGCTCAGCTCCGATGATTGGGACGCGCAACTGCTTTTCTTCATGGAGAAGGGTTATCGAGTCGTCGCTCACGACCGACGTGGGCATGGCCGATCGAGTGATGTAAACGACGGCCATGATATGGACCACTACGCCAGCGACGCCGCGGCCGTGGTCGAGCATCTGGATCTTCGCAACACGATCCACGTCGGTCACTCGACCGGAGGTGGCGAAGCAACCCGCTACGTTGCCCGCCACGGCAATGGGCGCGTGGCCAAGCTGGTTCTCATTGGCGCCGTTCCCCCTCTCATGGTCAAGACGCCTGCAAACCCCGGTGGGCTGCCCATTGAGGTGTTCGACGGCTTCAGGAAAGCGCTGCTGGAGAACCGCAGCCAGCTTTACCGGGATTTCGCAAGCGGACCGTTCTACGGATACAATCGACCCGGCGCGACCCCCTCGAATCCAGTGATCGAGAACTGGTGGCGGCAAGCGATGACGGGCAGCACAAAGGCCCAGTACGACGGCATCAAGGCATTCTCGGAGACTGATTTCACCGAAGACCTCAAGACCATCGACGTGCCGACTCTCATCATGCACGGCGATGATGACCAGGTTGTTCCGGTCGCCGATACCGCCCTCTTGTCCGCCAAGCTTCTCGGCAGCAACGTGCTCAAGGTGTACAAAGGTCTTCCCCACGGCATGGCAACCACCCACGCCGACGTGATCAACCGCGACATCCTCGAGTTTATCACCGCGTAA
- a CDS encoding SDR family NAD(P)-dependent oxidoreductase — MRQRPVVAHEDQNPVKRRGLVMRDLVAIVTGGSSGIGREVAITLAKLGARVLITARRQPGIDEVCAQSENIKGIIADVAKAADIKRTVEEAIGLWGRLDILINNAGAGGIMPLADATEDRIKDIFAVNVLGPSLLAAAALPHLSGRGGAIINISSTYGHKAAPGFSHYAASKAALEHLTRCWALELAPHGVRVNAIAAGPTETGALTGMMGLTAKEAEDVKEHERNLIPLKRRGTPHDVAQWIAMFANPKTAWTTGQILSIDGGLSIV; from the coding sequence ATGAGGCAAAGACCAGTTGTTGCCCATGAAGACCAAAATCCAGTGAAAAGAAGAGGTTTAGTGATGCGCGATCTAGTCGCAATCGTAACTGGTGGTAGTTCCGGCATCGGACGCGAAGTGGCTATTACATTAGCAAAGCTTGGCGCTCGTGTTCTGATAACGGCACGGCGTCAGCCGGGAATTGATGAAGTCTGCGCCCAATCGGAAAACATCAAAGGAATCATTGCCGATGTGGCAAAGGCGGCTGACATCAAGCGGACGGTTGAGGAAGCAATCGGTCTTTGGGGGAGGCTGGATATTCTGATCAACAACGCCGGAGCAGGCGGCATCATGCCACTCGCGGACGCAACAGAGGACCGGATAAAGGACATTTTTGCTGTCAACGTGCTGGGCCCGAGTCTATTGGCCGCCGCAGCCCTTCCGCACTTGAGCGGTCGGGGCGGGGCCATTATCAACATCTCCAGTACCTATGGGCACAAGGCTGCTCCGGGCTTCTCTCACTATGCTGCGAGCAAGGCGGCGCTCGAGCATCTCACGCGCTGCTGGGCGCTTGAACTTGCACCCCATGGAGTGCGCGTAAATGCAATTGCCGCCGGGCCGACAGAAACCGGCGCGCTGACGGGGATGATGGGACTGACTGCCAAAGAAGCGGAGGACGTCAAGGAGCATGAGCGCAATCTGATCCCGTTGAAGCGTCGGGGCACACCGCACGACGTCGCCCAATGGATAGCGATGTTTGCGAACCCGAAGACGGCATGGACGACCGGTCAAATTCTGTCGATAGATGGAGGGCTTTCGATCGTGTGA
- a CDS encoding SDR family oxidoreductase yields the protein MKIVIIGGTGLIGSKTAERLRKRGHEVIAAAPNTGVNTITGEGLAQALENAKVVLDLANSPSFEDKAVLEFFETSGRNLLAAEKVAGVRHHIALSVVGTERLQESGYFRAKLAQENLIRASGIPYTIVHSTQFMEFVNGIAQSGTVGDTVHLSPAFIQPIASDDVADAMTDVALGEPQNGIVEIAGPDRVKLSGLVEQYLKKMKDPRKVVADPEARYFGARLEDNSLVSDKSPRLGRITFEQWFAMTAQPK from the coding sequence ATGAAAATCGTTATTATAGGTGGGACCGGCCTTATCGGTTCGAAGACTGCCGAGCGTTTACGCAAGCGCGGCCACGAAGTCATCGCTGCGGCACCGAATACGGGCGTCAATACGATTACCGGCGAAGGACTCGCCCAGGCTCTTGAGAATGCCAAAGTGGTGCTTGATCTCGCAAACTCTCCGTCATTCGAGGACAAGGCCGTGCTCGAGTTCTTCGAGACATCGGGCAGAAACCTGTTGGCTGCGGAGAAAGTCGCAGGTGTCAGGCACCACATCGCGCTGTCCGTTGTCGGCACCGAACGCCTGCAAGAAAGTGGCTATTTCCGCGCCAAGCTGGCGCAGGAAAACCTGATCCGAGCATCCGGCATACCTTATACGATTGTGCACTCCACACAGTTCATGGAGTTCGTTAACGGCATCGCCCAATCGGGCACCGTCGGCGACACGGTCCACCTGTCCCCAGCGTTCATACAGCCGATCGCTTCGGACGACGTCGCGGACGCCATGACCGACGTGGCGCTGGGTGAACCGCAGAATGGGATCGTCGAAATCGCCGGTCCCGATCGTGTGAAGCTCAGTGGATTGGTCGAGCAGTATCTGAAGAAGATGAAAGATCCGAGAAAGGTCGTGGCAGATCCGGAAGCACGCTATTTCGGTGCACGTCTCGAGGACAATTCTCTCGTTTCGGACAAGAGCCCGCGCCTTGGCCGCATCACCTTCGAACAGTGGTTCGCCATGACGGCCCAGCCGAAGTAA
- a CDS encoding carboxymuconolactone decarboxylase family protein produces the protein MTQRLNYAQQSPELFKKLMELSAAVNDSVIDQKTRDLVQIRASQMNGCAFCLDMHVKEAKIHGESELRVHHVAIWRESNLFAPRERAALTWTEVLTNLPAGGVPDDIYERVRSQLSEKEISDLTFAVMAINAWNRASIGFKAVPGSADKAFGLDKAGLN, from the coding sequence ATGACACAGCGACTGAACTACGCACAGCAGTCCCCCGAACTCTTCAAGAAGTTGATGGAGCTCAGCGCCGCAGTGAACGATAGCGTCATCGACCAGAAGACGCGCGACCTGGTGCAGATCCGGGCCTCGCAGATGAACGGGTGCGCCTTCTGCCTGGACATGCACGTCAAGGAAGCAAAGATCCATGGCGAAAGCGAGTTGCGCGTCCACCATGTTGCGATCTGGCGCGAGTCAAACTTGTTTGCCCCTCGCGAGCGGGCAGCGCTGACCTGGACGGAAGTGCTGACGAACCTGCCGGCCGGCGGCGTTCCGGATGATATTTACGAGCGTGTCCGCAGTCAGCTCTCCGAAAAGGAGATTTCCGACCTCACATTCGCAGTCATGGCCATCAATGCCTGGAACCGCGCCAGCATCGGCTTCAAAGCGGTTCCAGGATCAGCCGACAAGGCCTTTGGCCTCGACAAGGCCGGCTTGAACTAA
- a CDS encoding response regulator transcription factor, translating to MSAALKIEDAPIEEQVVVVIDDDADIRLSMADLFESVGIKASSFRDALDFIENGCLNASGCIVLDVRMPGMSGIEFQSRLEDLGCQTPVVFVTGHADVPMSVTAMKAGAVDFLLKPFTNEELLDAVSRAFETDRVKRQDAVVRNAIKQKASTLTPREKQVMQHVTDGLMNKQIAYELGISEIMVKIHRASVMRKMEARSLADLVKKSELI from the coding sequence ATGTCCGCCGCACTCAAAATCGAAGACGCCCCGATCGAGGAACAAGTTGTGGTTGTGATCGACGACGATGCCGACATACGTCTTTCCATGGCCGATCTCTTTGAATCTGTGGGCATTAAAGCATCCTCTTTCCGCGACGCTCTGGATTTCATCGAGAACGGTTGCCTGAACGCTTCAGGTTGCATTGTTCTGGATGTTCGCATGCCAGGAATGAGCGGCATCGAGTTTCAATCCCGGTTGGAGGATCTGGGATGCCAAACTCCAGTTGTCTTCGTGACGGGCCATGCCGATGTGCCCATGAGCGTAACGGCAATGAAAGCCGGTGCGGTAGACTTTCTGCTAAAGCCCTTCACCAATGAAGAGCTGCTCGACGCAGTAAGCAGGGCTTTCGAGACTGATCGGGTCAAACGACAGGATGCCGTCGTCAGGAATGCCATCAAGCAGAAAGCGTCGACACTGACGCCTCGGGAAAAGCAAGTGATGCAGCACGTCACCGACGGCCTTATGAACAAGCAAATAGCCTATGAGCTCGGGATCAGTGAGATCATGGTCAAGATTCACAGAGCCAGCGTGATGCGCAAGATGGAAGCCCGCTCACTAGCCGACCTGGTGAAAAAATCAGAGCTCATCTAA
- a CDS encoding LysR family transcriptional regulator: MAIIGDKTAGLSAFVLTVEAGSFSAASKLLGTTPSAVSKSVARLEQRLGAKLFRRSTRSLTLTVEGTAYYERTVPLLRGLEDAEEVVRSASTARGALRVTMPSELGRILMDALTTDFLPAHPEIRLEVGWADRPVDLIREGYDLALRAGAPVDSELNLRTLGELPMVLVAAPDYLRKIGRPASIEELSSANHLRYILGGRPFLIPFLDGEIIEPEGRLDLDSGFALRAAALNGFGVACLLRCAVEADIRAGKLEVVLPSRPLKRVPLHFLHAFGRTPPLRARLFMDFVAEQIKPFLHDQHQESSDDDREDGRLGD, from the coding sequence ATGGCGATTATTGGTGATAAGACTGCCGGATTATCGGCGTTCGTTTTGACCGTGGAGGCCGGCTCCTTTAGTGCCGCTTCCAAGCTCCTGGGAACGACCCCATCTGCGGTCTCAAAGAGTGTAGCCAGATTGGAGCAGCGCCTCGGAGCTAAACTCTTCCGGCGTTCCACGCGATCGCTCACGCTGACGGTCGAAGGAACAGCCTACTACGAGCGAACCGTGCCATTGCTCCGCGGCCTTGAAGATGCCGAGGAAGTGGTTCGGTCGGCCTCCACCGCTCGCGGCGCGCTGCGCGTAACGATGCCAAGCGAGCTCGGACGAATTTTGATGGATGCGCTGACAACCGATTTCCTGCCTGCCCACCCGGAGATAAGGCTGGAAGTGGGGTGGGCGGATCGTCCTGTCGACTTGATCCGCGAGGGCTACGATCTGGCATTGCGTGCTGGTGCTCCTGTCGACAGCGAACTCAATCTCCGCACGCTCGGCGAACTGCCGATGGTCCTGGTGGCGGCGCCGGATTACCTGCGCAAGATTGGGCGTCCCGCCTCCATCGAGGAACTTAGCTCAGCAAATCATTTGCGCTACATCCTCGGCGGGCGGCCTTTTCTGATCCCGTTCCTGGATGGTGAGATCATCGAGCCCGAGGGTCGTCTTGATCTGGATAGCGGATTCGCGCTCCGAGCCGCCGCGTTAAACGGATTTGGAGTGGCTTGTCTCTTGCGTTGCGCAGTCGAAGCCGACATCCGTGCGGGGAAGTTGGAAGTCGTGTTGCCTTCTCGCCCCCTCAAACGCGTGCCGCTTCACTTTCTTCATGCATTTGGCAGGACGCCACCGCTGCGGGCGCGACTGTTCATGGACTTCGTGGCGGAGCAGATCAAACCGTTCCTTCATGATCAACACCAGGAAAGCTCCGATGACGACAGAGAAGATGGTCGGCTCGGCGACTAA
- a CDS encoding efflux RND transporter periplasmic adaptor subunit — translation MRGLKLGFAAAVAIAALAAAYSYTGGRLDLESGGAGAAVATAPPAMPVPVAAVVKKTIPIYLEYSARTESIRNVTLRAKVSGYIQSQEAPDGADVTQGELLYRIDPRDYEAELDQAKAQVRRDEASLAYLRSNLTRGNELATTGYLDKDTFDQRASAVRQAEAALAMSRARVRTAEINRDYTEIRAPFAGRLGRNLAPEGTLVSDVAGTPLNNLVQLSPIYVSFNPSEPELADIQKARAAGPVQAEVFLPGDAEPRHRGDLTFINNAVERNTGTVVARATIENKDLTLLPGQYVRVRLRVRDEPNVLMVPETALGSSQLGKYVYVVGKGDVVEQRLVSLGPSNGGLVGLSSGVSEGDKVIAGNLQKIFPGAPVKPIPVNQAQK, via the coding sequence ATGCGCGGTTTGAAACTTGGCTTTGCCGCAGCAGTCGCAATCGCGGCTCTGGCTGCGGCCTATTCATACACCGGCGGCAGGCTTGACCTCGAAAGCGGTGGCGCGGGGGCAGCGGTTGCGACTGCACCTCCTGCCATGCCCGTTCCCGTCGCCGCGGTCGTCAAGAAGACGATCCCCATTTACCTCGAATATTCTGCACGGACGGAATCGATCCGCAACGTCACGCTCCGGGCCAAGGTTTCCGGCTATATACAGTCGCAGGAAGCTCCGGACGGCGCCGACGTCACGCAGGGCGAACTCCTCTACCGGATCGACCCGCGCGACTACGAAGCAGAGCTCGATCAGGCGAAAGCCCAGGTCCGACGCGACGAGGCGTCGCTCGCCTATCTTCGCAGCAATCTCACACGCGGCAACGAACTGGCCACGACCGGCTATCTGGACAAGGACACCTTCGACCAGCGCGCAAGCGCCGTGCGCCAGGCGGAGGCGGCCCTCGCCATGTCGCGGGCGCGGGTCCGCACCGCCGAGATCAACCGCGACTACACTGAAATCCGCGCACCCTTTGCAGGAAGGCTCGGGCGAAACCTGGCTCCCGAGGGAACACTGGTCAGCGACGTGGCCGGCACGCCACTCAACAACCTCGTGCAACTTTCGCCGATCTATGTCTCCTTCAATCCGAGCGAACCCGAGCTCGCCGATATCCAGAAGGCACGGGCGGCCGGGCCGGTTCAGGCCGAAGTGTTTCTGCCGGGTGATGCCGAGCCGCGTCACCGCGGCGATCTGACCTTCATCAACAACGCGGTCGAGCGCAATACCGGCACGGTCGTGGCGCGCGCGACGATCGAAAACAAGGATCTGACCTTGCTGCCCGGCCAATACGTGCGCGTTCGCCTGCGCGTCAGGGACGAACCGAACGTGCTTATGGTGCCCGAGACCGCACTCGGGTCGAGTCAACTCGGCAAGTATGTCTATGTCGTCGGCAAGGGCGACGTTGTCGAGCAGCGGCTGGTCTCTCTCGGCCCGAGCAATGGCGGCCTCGTGGGTCTGTCATCCGGTGTTTCCGAAGGCGACAAGGTAATCGCCGGTAACCTGCAGAAAATCTTCCCCGGCGCGCCGGTGAAGCCGATACCGGTGAACCAGGCGCAGAAATAG